One stretch of Roseimicrobium sp. ORNL1 DNA includes these proteins:
- a CDS encoding class I SAM-dependent methyltransferase: MNVSYKNEAALEVLLAGLAEQSAASGWKPARIFTRFLPLKNADRIAPVLHSGDAALPWTLVVTEGGVRYGIDMAAGYSHGLFMDQRKNRARLRMLKPKRVLNTFAHTCSFSVVAALGGAETLSVDLSRKWLDRGRQNLLLNDISDTGHRFLAEDTLELLPKLDPRKERFDAIILDPPTFSRGKNNRRWQVENDFEQLLNAALELAMPKCAILISTNCTKLDAASLERRARRCAKEQRLVADYVAGQPQIDFPPGHGASTLWMMVR, from the coding sequence GTGAATGTCTCCTATAAGAACGAAGCAGCTCTCGAAGTGCTCCTGGCGGGACTGGCGGAACAGAGCGCGGCGTCCGGGTGGAAGCCGGCACGGATCTTCACGCGCTTCCTGCCGCTCAAGAATGCGGACCGCATCGCGCCGGTGTTGCACAGTGGAGATGCGGCGCTGCCGTGGACTCTGGTGGTGACGGAGGGCGGGGTTCGCTATGGCATCGACATGGCGGCGGGGTACAGCCACGGGCTCTTTATGGATCAGCGGAAGAATCGCGCGCGGCTCAGGATGCTGAAGCCGAAGCGCGTGCTGAACACCTTTGCCCACACCTGCAGCTTCTCGGTGGTGGCGGCGCTCGGAGGCGCGGAAACCTTGAGCGTGGATCTCTCCCGCAAGTGGCTGGACCGTGGCAGGCAGAACCTCCTGCTCAATGACATCTCGGACACGGGGCATCGCTTCCTCGCGGAGGACACGCTGGAGCTTCTGCCCAAGCTCGACCCGCGCAAGGAACGGTTCGACGCCATCATCCTCGATCCGCCGACCTTCTCACGCGGCAAGAACAACCGTCGCTGGCAGGTGGAGAATGATTTCGAGCAACTGCTGAATGCGGCGCTGGAGCTGGCGATGCCAAAGTGCGCGATCCTCATCTCCACGAACTGCACCAAACTCGATGCCGCATCCCTGGAGCGCCGGGCGCGTCGTTGCGCGAAAGAGCAGCGTCTCGTAGCCGACTATGTGGCGGGACAACCGCAGATCGACTTCCCGCCGGGGCATGGGGCCAGTACGTTGTGGATGATGGTTCGGTAG
- a CDS encoding DUF262 domain-containing protein yields MKTVATNKKLRELILGLESGTLISRPDFQRRLVWTNKEKVAFIQTVLSEYPFPEIYVAAGEVDEDTGAAKEYLVDGQQRITTLFHYFKDVGDIKLPAGMKKYADLTSDAKKNFLQYDVVVRDLGNLKIDEIKKIFQTINSTSYSLNAMEIDNSRFAGEFKKMGDKVASKDFFERHNFFSQSDVKRMQDLRYALVLMSTMMSGYFNDSSKIEEFLATYNDTFEEGREIEKRIDSAFEFIDSCNFEPSCRVWNKADLFTLCVELDRKYFSENLVPKKTAISRRLKTFYSTMNGDEIDDASLDVESAKYYKAAIQGSNSRSRRIARGEVIEDLI; encoded by the coding sequence ATGAAAACAGTAGCGACTAATAAAAAGCTTCGAGAACTGATTCTTGGTTTAGAGAGCGGAACCCTGATCTCTCGCCCAGACTTTCAACGAAGGCTTGTGTGGACAAATAAAGAGAAGGTCGCTTTCATTCAGACGGTGCTCAGCGAGTATCCGTTTCCCGAAATTTACGTAGCTGCAGGAGAAGTGGACGAAGATACGGGTGCGGCAAAGGAATACTTGGTGGATGGGCAGCAGCGAATCACTACCTTGTTCCATTACTTCAAAGATGTGGGTGATATCAAATTGCCCGCTGGGATGAAAAAGTACGCGGATCTTACAAGTGACGCCAAGAAGAATTTTTTGCAGTACGACGTAGTAGTGAGGGATTTGGGGAATTTGAAAATTGACGAGATTAAAAAGATTTTTCAAACGATCAATTCCACGAGCTATTCCTTAAACGCGATGGAAATAGACAACTCTCGATTTGCGGGAGAGTTCAAAAAAATGGGCGACAAAGTGGCGTCGAAGGATTTCTTTGAAAGGCACAATTTTTTTAGCCAGAGCGATGTTAAGCGAATGCAAGATTTGCGGTACGCGCTTGTGCTGATGTCCACGATGATGTCGGGTTACTTCAATGATTCATCGAAAATTGAGGAGTTTCTGGCAACCTACAATGACACTTTCGAGGAGGGGCGAGAGATTGAAAAGCGTATAGACTCCGCTTTTGAATTTATCGATTCGTGTAATTTTGAGCCCAGTTGTAGGGTTTGGAACAAGGCTGACCTTTTTACTTTGTGCGTTGAGTTGGATCGAAAATACTTTTCTGAAAATCTAGTGCCTAAAAAGACTGCTATCTCCAGGAGGTTGAAAACTTTCTATTCGACTATGAATGGAGATGAAATTGATGATGCGAGCCTGGATGTGGAGAGTGCAAAGTACTACAAAGCCGCGATCCAAGGGAGTAACAGTCGTTCACGACGGATTGCTCGTGGTGAGGTAATTGAAGATCTCATCTAG
- the katG gene encoding catalase/peroxidase HPI produces the protein MSTEAKCPVLHQTAGGGTTNRDWWPNQLRLDLLNQHSSKSNPMDKDFNYAEEFKTLDLAALKKDLAALMTDSQDWWPADFGHYGPLFIRMAWHSAGTYRTGDGRGGGGRGQQRFAPLNSWPDNVSLDKARRLLWPIKQKYGRKISWADLMILTGNVALETMGFKTFGFAGGREDVWEPDNDVYWGRETTWLGGDVRYAHGSPGVVEDHAVLVSDDDADGKVHGRNLENPLAAVQMGLIYVNPEGPDGNPDPLLAAKDIRDTFGRMAMNDEETVALIAGGHTFGKTHGAGPADNVAAEPEAAGLEEQGLGWKNAYGSGKGGDTITSGLEVTWTTTPTKWSGNFFWNLFSFEWELTKSPAGAQQWRPKNGAGEGTVPHAHDKSKRIAPAMLTTDIALRADPGFEKISRRFMENPDQFADAFARAWFKLTHRDMGPRARYLGPEVPAEELIWQDPIPAVNHPLVDDKDVAALKSKILASGLTVSELVSTAWASASTYRGSDKRGGANGARIRLAPQKDWEVNNPAQLDKVLKALEGIQNEFNGAASGGKKVSLADLIVLGGSAGIEQAAKNAGKDITVPFTAGRMDASAEQTDVESFSVLEPIADGFRNYLKGRYTIPAEALLVDKAQLLTLTAPELTVLVGGLRVLNINAGGVKHGVFTDKPEALTNDFFVNLLSMDTEWKQVSPCGNAFAAIDRKTGQPKWTGTRNDLVFGSNSVLRSLAEVYACSDSQDKFLQDFVAAWTKVMNLDRFDVA, from the coding sequence ATGAGCACTGAAGCCAAATGCCCCGTCCTTCACCAAACTGCCGGTGGAGGCACCACGAACCGCGATTGGTGGCCGAACCAATTGAGGCTCGACCTGCTGAACCAGCACTCCTCCAAGTCCAACCCGATGGACAAGGACTTCAACTATGCGGAAGAGTTCAAGACGCTCGACCTTGCGGCGCTGAAGAAGGATCTCGCGGCGCTCATGACGGACTCGCAAGACTGGTGGCCGGCGGACTTCGGCCACTATGGTCCCCTCTTCATTCGCATGGCGTGGCACAGCGCCGGCACGTACCGCACGGGCGATGGCCGTGGCGGTGGTGGTCGCGGACAGCAGCGCTTCGCTCCGCTGAACAGCTGGCCGGACAACGTAAGCCTGGACAAGGCGCGTCGCCTTCTCTGGCCCATCAAGCAGAAGTACGGTCGCAAGATTTCCTGGGCGGACCTGATGATCCTCACGGGCAACGTCGCTCTCGAAACGATGGGCTTCAAGACCTTCGGCTTCGCCGGTGGTCGTGAAGATGTCTGGGAGCCGGACAATGATGTGTACTGGGGCCGTGAGACCACCTGGCTCGGTGGCGATGTGCGCTATGCGCATGGCTCGCCCGGCGTGGTGGAAGACCACGCGGTGCTCGTGTCTGATGACGATGCAGACGGCAAGGTCCATGGCCGCAACCTTGAGAACCCTCTCGCCGCCGTGCAGATGGGCCTCATCTACGTGAACCCCGAAGGTCCGGATGGCAATCCCGACCCGCTGCTCGCTGCGAAGGACATCCGCGACACCTTCGGCCGCATGGCCATGAATGACGAGGAAACCGTGGCGCTCATCGCCGGTGGTCACACCTTCGGCAAGACCCACGGCGCAGGCCCCGCGGACAACGTCGCGGCCGAACCCGAAGCTGCTGGCCTGGAAGAACAGGGCCTCGGCTGGAAGAACGCCTACGGCTCCGGCAAGGGTGGCGACACCATCACCAGCGGTCTGGAAGTCACCTGGACCACGACGCCCACCAAGTGGAGCGGCAACTTCTTCTGGAATCTCTTCAGCTTCGAATGGGAGCTAACGAAGAGCCCGGCTGGCGCGCAACAGTGGCGCCCCAAGAACGGCGCCGGTGAAGGCACCGTGCCGCATGCGCATGACAAGTCCAAGCGCATCGCCCCCGCCATGCTCACCACGGACATCGCCCTGCGCGCTGACCCCGGCTTCGAGAAGATCTCGCGCCGCTTCATGGAGAATCCGGATCAGTTCGCGGATGCCTTCGCTCGTGCGTGGTTCAAGCTGACGCACCGCGACATGGGCCCGCGCGCCCGCTACCTCGGACCGGAAGTGCCCGCTGAGGAACTCATCTGGCAGGACCCCATCCCCGCGGTGAATCATCCGCTCGTGGATGACAAGGATGTCGCTGCTCTGAAGAGCAAGATCCTCGCCTCCGGCCTCACCGTGTCTGAACTGGTCTCCACCGCGTGGGCTTCGGCCTCCACATACCGTGGCTCCGACAAGCGCGGCGGCGCGAACGGCGCACGCATTCGTCTTGCTCCGCAGAAGGATTGGGAAGTCAACAATCCCGCTCAACTCGACAAGGTGCTCAAGGCACTTGAAGGCATCCAGAACGAATTCAACGGCGCTGCGAGCGGTGGCAAGAAAGTCTCCCTCGCCGACCTCATCGTGCTGGGTGGCAGCGCAGGCATCGAGCAGGCCGCGAAGAATGCCGGCAAGGACATCACCGTTCCCTTCACTGCGGGACGTATGGATGCCTCCGCCGAGCAGACGGATGTGGAATCCTTCTCCGTGCTGGAACCCATCGCCGATGGCTTCCGCAACTACCTCAAAGGCCGCTACACCATCCCTGCGGAAGCCCTGCTGGTGGACAAGGCGCAGCTGCTCACCCTCACCGCTCCTGAGCTGACGGTGCTCGTAGGTGGCCTGCGCGTGCTGAACATCAATGCCGGCGGCGTGAAGCACGGTGTCTTCACCGACAAGCCCGAGGCTCTGACCAACGACTTCTTCGTGAACCTGCTCAGCATGGACACGGAGTGGAAGCAGGTCTCCCCTTGCGGCAATGCCTTCGCGGCCATCGATCGCAAGACCGGCCAGCCCAAGTGGACCGGCACCCGCAACGACCTCGTCTTCGGCTCGAACTCCGTCCTCCGCTCCCTCGCGGAAGTGTATGCATGCTCCGACTCGCAGGACAAGTTCCTCCAGGACTTCGTCGCCGCCTGGACCAAGGTGATGAACCTGGACCGCTTCGACGTGGCGTAA
- a CDS encoding DUF1552 domain-containing protein — MRNNARIDRRTALKGLGVSLALPFMESMGWASAVKGKVAKPPVRLGFMYMPHGVIMDQFWPTSPETFLTAPPPALESLRPVLDQCLMMKGISGIPISPFNGAPHALELSTWLTAQLPDADRRSEINIAISADQIAANYVGALTSLPSLELATMPQTHKENQEGLNEGYYSHCSYRSPTQALPAETNPRSVLNRLFGKSDKPGQSLQADPLDRQMLDLVIGGAKDLRRKLPQMDQHKLDEYLDSVRAVERRIAAIEYRQKEAAMEKAGMASSKKKASDSPPIEIKIPVGDKRSEYMQVMCDLNVLAFQTDTTRVSTYIGSTPNGVSYPELGFNDTHHSQTHHNNEAVKSGKVAAITAFNISQFAYMVKKMATLREGEDTLLDNCIMMWGSGLEDGNKHSRENLPFIIAGKGGGTINTGKFLPNTKGNQGDLLTTLLACAGVPLDRPIGIATKQISEMKVGI, encoded by the coding sequence ATGCGAAATAACGCCCGCATCGATCGCCGCACCGCCCTGAAAGGGTTGGGAGTGTCTCTCGCGCTGCCCTTCATGGAATCCATGGGCTGGGCCTCCGCAGTGAAAGGGAAAGTGGCCAAGCCACCTGTGCGCCTCGGCTTCATGTACATGCCGCACGGCGTGATCATGGATCAGTTCTGGCCCACCAGTCCGGAGACTTTCCTCACCGCGCCACCGCCCGCACTGGAATCTCTGCGCCCCGTGCTCGACCAGTGTCTGATGATGAAAGGCATCTCGGGCATCCCGATTTCGCCTTTCAATGGAGCGCCTCATGCGCTGGAGCTTTCCACCTGGCTCACTGCCCAGCTCCCGGATGCGGATCGTCGCAGCGAGATCAACATCGCCATCTCCGCGGACCAGATTGCGGCGAACTACGTGGGCGCGCTCACGTCCCTGCCGTCCCTGGAGCTGGCCACCATGCCCCAGACCCACAAGGAGAATCAGGAAGGGCTGAACGAGGGCTACTACTCACACTGCAGCTATCGCTCACCCACCCAGGCACTGCCTGCGGAAACGAATCCCCGCAGCGTGCTGAACCGCCTCTTCGGAAAGTCGGATAAACCCGGCCAGTCACTCCAGGCAGACCCGCTGGATCGGCAGATGCTGGACCTCGTGATCGGTGGCGCCAAGGATCTGCGCCGCAAGCTTCCTCAAATGGACCAGCACAAGCTGGATGAATACCTCGACAGCGTGCGCGCCGTGGAGCGCCGCATCGCCGCCATTGAGTATCGCCAGAAAGAAGCCGCGATGGAAAAGGCCGGCATGGCTTCCAGCAAGAAGAAGGCCTCCGATTCGCCTCCCATTGAAATCAAGATTCCCGTGGGCGACAAGCGCAGTGAGTACATGCAGGTGATGTGTGATCTCAATGTGCTGGCCTTCCAGACTGACACCACGCGCGTGAGCACCTACATCGGCTCCACGCCGAATGGGGTGTCCTATCCCGAGCTTGGCTTCAACGACACGCATCACTCGCAGACCCATCACAACAACGAAGCCGTGAAGTCTGGCAAAGTCGCCGCCATCACCGCCTTCAACATCTCCCAGTTCGCCTACATGGTGAAGAAGATGGCCACTCTCCGCGAAGGCGAGGACACCCTTCTCGACAACTGCATCATGATGTGGGGCTCGGGTCTCGAAGACGGCAACAAGCACTCCCGCGAAAACCTGCCCTTCATCATCGCCGGCAAAGGCGGCGGCACCATCAACACCGGAAAATTCCTGCCCAATACCAAGGGCAATCAAGGCGACCTGCTTACTACGCTGCTCGCGTGCGCTGGTGTCCCGCTGGATCGTCCCATTGGCATCGCGACGAAGCAGATTTCGGAGATGAAGGTGGGGATTTGA
- a CDS encoding DUF1592 domain-containing protein translates to MTPPRLFSSGVMPMTLLAIALAVAMPCRAAAEPAPTSAPAPGPAVDADVAFAAQQADARRSFREHIVPFFKAYCTECHGDKKMKGGLTFSPAIKNPGNAAASKKWKKAIANVRAHDMPPDDADAQPTEEERQKFLEWMGTIKYLSPKDPGPFVIRRLTKVEYGNTLRDLFGVDAKIAEDLPDEVAGEGYLNTLSALQSEQFLGIANEVLRQVMAPKGAPPTVVQQRLFGALPAAGADLRLEAGKAARSLARSAYRRPASDAEVAVLLNVYDLAQKNKLDHQASLGLMLKAVLVSPQFLFITPVKEADPGKTMLPLDDYQLASRLSYLLWATMPDAELAALADAGKLREPAILKAQVKRLLKDPRARALFDGFGAHWLGLGALEDQTFDPAKFPQMTAEMRQAMYDEARLFFESIVRENRSVVGFIDSDYTFLNGTLAALYGMEKSVSGSEMRKVKLTDANRGGILGMPGILATTSFPNRTSPVRRGVWVLEQVLGEHIPSAPPNVPALEKQDNKTVANLTLRQRTELHRTDATCANCHKILDPIGFGLENFDAIGRWRDKDDAGGAIDAAGELPGGKHFSTPKELKGIIAARSADLARNFTQKLLAYALCRQLEGYDEIVVERMMETIAKDGYRMQTLIAEVVTSYPFVNYRIQDPATPKPKPNAK, encoded by the coding sequence ATGACACCCCCCCGACTTTTCAGCAGCGGCGTGATGCCCATGACTCTCCTGGCCATTGCGCTCGCAGTGGCCATGCCTTGTCGGGCGGCTGCCGAACCTGCTCCTACATCTGCCCCTGCCCCCGGCCCCGCTGTCGATGCTGATGTCGCTTTTGCCGCGCAACAAGCCGATGCCCGTAGGTCCTTCCGCGAGCACATCGTTCCCTTCTTCAAGGCGTATTGCACGGAGTGCCACGGGGACAAGAAGATGAAGGGCGGGCTTACCTTCTCCCCGGCCATCAAAAACCCCGGCAATGCCGCGGCCAGCAAGAAGTGGAAGAAGGCCATCGCCAATGTGCGCGCGCATGACATGCCGCCGGATGATGCGGATGCCCAGCCCACGGAGGAGGAGCGCCAGAAGTTCCTGGAGTGGATGGGCACCATCAAATATCTCAGCCCCAAGGATCCCGGTCCCTTTGTCATTCGTCGCCTGACGAAGGTGGAGTATGGCAATACCTTGCGTGACCTCTTTGGAGTCGATGCGAAGATCGCAGAGGACCTGCCGGATGAAGTGGCTGGCGAGGGCTATCTGAATACGCTTTCTGCGCTGCAGTCGGAGCAATTCCTCGGCATTGCCAATGAAGTGCTGCGTCAGGTCATGGCGCCGAAAGGTGCGCCACCCACCGTAGTGCAGCAGCGCCTCTTCGGTGCGCTGCCTGCCGCTGGCGCAGACCTTCGTCTGGAAGCGGGGAAGGCCGCTCGCTCACTCGCCCGCAGTGCGTATCGCAGACCTGCCTCAGATGCAGAGGTGGCGGTACTCCTGAACGTGTATGACCTCGCGCAGAAGAACAAGCTCGACCACCAGGCATCTCTGGGACTCATGCTGAAGGCGGTCCTGGTATCACCGCAGTTCCTTTTCATCACGCCCGTCAAGGAAGCGGATCCGGGGAAGACCATGTTGCCGCTGGATGACTATCAGCTCGCATCGCGACTGTCCTATCTCCTGTGGGCCACCATGCCGGATGCAGAGCTCGCGGCCCTGGCCGATGCGGGAAAACTACGCGAGCCTGCAATCCTGAAAGCGCAGGTGAAGCGCCTGCTCAAGGATCCGCGCGCTCGCGCGCTGTTTGATGGGTTTGGCGCGCATTGGCTGGGCCTCGGCGCCTTGGAAGACCAGACGTTTGACCCGGCGAAGTTCCCCCAGATGACGGCCGAGATGCGCCAGGCGATGTATGACGAAGCGCGCCTGTTCTTTGAGAGCATTGTTCGGGAGAACCGGAGCGTGGTCGGCTTCATCGACAGTGACTACACCTTCCTCAATGGAACGCTTGCCGCCCTGTATGGCATGGAAAAATCCGTCTCTGGGTCCGAGATGCGCAAGGTGAAGCTCACCGATGCCAACCGCGGCGGCATCCTCGGCATGCCCGGCATCCTCGCGACGACTTCCTTCCCGAATCGCACCAGTCCCGTGCGGCGTGGTGTGTGGGTGCTGGAGCAGGTCTTGGGGGAACATATTCCCTCCGCGCCGCCGAATGTCCCGGCGCTGGAAAAGCAGGACAACAAGACCGTGGCCAACCTGACCCTGCGCCAGCGCACGGAACTGCACCGCACGGACGCCACGTGTGCGAACTGCCACAAGATTCTCGACCCCATCGGCTTCGGACTGGAGAACTTCGATGCCATCGGACGCTGGCGTGACAAGGACGATGCGGGTGGTGCGATTGATGCCGCAGGCGAGCTTCCTGGCGGAAAGCACTTCTCCACGCCGAAGGAGCTGAAAGGCATCATCGCTGCACGATCCGCGGATCTCGCGCGTAATTTTACCCAGAAGCTGCTGGCCTACGCCCTGTGCCGACAGTTGGAAGGCTATGACGAAATCGTGGTGGAGCGCATGATGGAGACCATCGCCAAGGATGGCTACCGCATGCAGACTCTCATCGCTGAGGTCGTCACCAGCTATCCCTTCGTCAACTACCGCATTCAAGACCCTGCCACCCCCAAGCCCAAGCCCAATGCGAAATAA
- a CDS encoding YdiU family protein: MPATSTSPSLPHGWRLEHSYAQLPSVFHVAYKPTPVSRPEMVILNRPLAESLGLDPASLDNPALFAGNALPPGAHPLAQAYAGHQFGNFTMLGDGRAILLGEQLTPDGERFDIQLKGSGQTPFSRRGDGRATLGPMLREYVISEAMDALGIPTTRSLAVVTTGEVVYRTAPLPGAVLTRVAASHIRVGTFEYAAALDEKPNLQALADYTIQRHYPQAATTAQPYAAFLDAVIERQAALIARWQLVGFIHGVMNTDNMALSGETIDYGPCAFMEAYDPATVFSSIDHGGRYAYGSQPQIAQWNLARLAESLLPLIHQDAPQALDIANESIGRFGERFQHHWLVGMRAKLGLFTEESDDPALIDSLLEWMQRSQADFTNTFRALSSASSAMHSPEPAYREWHQRWQDRLTRQTSSASEVMASMRRHNPAIIPRNHKVEEALAAAVGNGDLRLLERLLAVLANPYDHTQEHPEEFSLPSKSEAYQTFCGT; the protein is encoded by the coding sequence ATGCCCGCTACTTCCACCAGTCCCTCCCTGCCCCATGGCTGGCGCCTTGAGCATTCGTATGCACAGCTACCATCCGTGTTCCATGTGGCTTACAAACCGACACCAGTAAGCAGGCCAGAGATGGTCATCTTGAACCGTCCCCTGGCGGAATCCCTGGGACTGGATCCGGCTTCGCTGGACAACCCCGCACTCTTTGCCGGCAATGCGCTGCCCCCTGGAGCACACCCCCTGGCCCAGGCCTATGCGGGGCACCAGTTTGGGAACTTCACCATGCTGGGTGATGGTCGAGCCATCCTGCTGGGTGAGCAGCTAACTCCCGATGGAGAGCGCTTTGACATCCAGCTCAAAGGCTCGGGGCAGACACCCTTTTCCCGTCGCGGAGATGGACGCGCCACCCTGGGGCCGATGTTGCGGGAGTACGTCATCAGCGAAGCCATGGATGCCCTGGGCATTCCTACCACGCGCAGCCTCGCAGTCGTGACCACAGGGGAAGTGGTCTACCGCACGGCACCCCTGCCGGGAGCGGTGCTCACACGGGTCGCGGCCAGCCACATTCGCGTGGGCACGTTTGAATACGCGGCCGCTCTCGATGAAAAACCAAACCTGCAGGCACTGGCGGACTACACCATCCAGCGTCACTACCCACAGGCAGCAACGACCGCGCAGCCATACGCCGCTTTTTTGGATGCAGTCATCGAGAGGCAGGCAGCCCTGATCGCCCGGTGGCAGCTTGTGGGCTTCATCCACGGCGTCATGAATACGGATAACATGGCCCTCTCCGGTGAGACCATCGACTACGGGCCATGCGCCTTCATGGAAGCTTATGATCCCGCGACGGTCTTCAGCTCCATCGACCACGGGGGCCGCTATGCCTACGGCAGCCAACCGCAGATTGCCCAGTGGAACCTTGCCCGGCTGGCGGAGAGTTTGCTGCCGCTGATCCATCAGGACGCACCGCAAGCGCTCGATATCGCGAATGAATCGATCGGACGTTTCGGCGAGCGCTTCCAGCACCACTGGCTGGTGGGCATGCGAGCCAAGCTGGGACTCTTCACTGAAGAGAGCGACGACCCCGCACTGATCGACTCCCTACTGGAATGGATGCAGCGCTCGCAGGCCGACTTCACGAATACCTTCCGCGCTCTGAGCAGCGCCTCTTCGGCCATGCATTCACCCGAGCCCGCTTACCGCGAGTGGCACCAGCGCTGGCAAGACCGCCTGACCCGTCAGACTTCATCGGCCAGCGAAGTCATGGCGAGCATGCGGCGCCACAATCCCGCCATCATCCCACGAAATCACAAAGTGGAAGAGGCACTGGCGGCAGCAGTCGGGAACGGGGACTTACGTCTGCTGGAACGCTTGCTGGCAGTTCTGGCAAATCCGTACGATCATACGCAGGAACATCCGGAGGAGTTCAGCCTTCCTTCGAAATCGGAGGCTTACCAGACCTTCTGTGGGACGTGA
- a CDS encoding alpha/beta hydrolase-fold protein → MLSIRHLSCLGFSLVALAFPAFSQNQPKKPDRPQPPTRPLDAPSAPKFTRLDGKPGVNPPVDAEGDFVIGPDYTPAPELKAVEGVPQGKVQQFQMDSKDCKLFNPGIARNEFGTVDPNNPKTLIVETHPIDYKRTVTVYVPAQYVASKEAPFIVTHDGPGMGKPDMNLAHILDNLIAQKRVPAMIAIMISSGGGDAQGHERGREYDTMSGLYAEFIENEVLPLVEKNYGVKLTKDPEGRATMGNSSGGSAALAMAWYRNDLYHRVLTTSGTFVNQQWPFNPETPGGAWDFHSKLIPESPVKPIRLWMAVGDRDLLNPNVMRDDMHDWVEANHRMAKVLKEKGYHYQYVYCLNTGHSVGPAKAQFLPQALEWLWKDYPVAK, encoded by the coding sequence ATGCTTTCGATCCGTCACCTCTCCTGCCTTGGCTTCAGCCTCGTGGCACTTGCCTTCCCGGCATTCAGCCAGAATCAGCCCAAGAAACCCGACCGTCCCCAGCCTCCGACACGGCCCCTCGATGCACCCAGCGCGCCGAAGTTCACGCGCCTCGATGGCAAGCCGGGCGTGAATCCACCCGTGGATGCCGAGGGCGACTTCGTCATCGGGCCTGACTACACGCCGGCACCGGAGTTGAAGGCCGTGGAAGGCGTGCCCCAAGGCAAGGTGCAGCAGTTCCAGATGGATTCGAAGGACTGCAAGCTCTTCAATCCCGGCATCGCTCGCAATGAGTTCGGCACCGTCGATCCGAACAATCCCAAAACACTCATCGTCGAGACCCATCCCATCGACTACAAGCGTACGGTGACCGTGTATGTGCCCGCGCAGTATGTGGCGAGCAAGGAGGCACCCTTCATCGTCACCCACGATGGCCCGGGCATGGGCAAGCCGGACATGAACCTCGCGCACATCCTGGACAATCTCATCGCCCAGAAACGCGTTCCCGCCATGATCGCCATCATGATTTCCAGTGGTGGTGGCGATGCCCAGGGCCACGAGCGCGGACGCGAGTATGACACCATGTCCGGCCTCTATGCCGAGTTCATTGAAAACGAAGTGCTGCCCCTAGTGGAGAAGAACTACGGCGTGAAACTCACCAAGGACCCGGAAGGCCGCGCCACCATGGGCAACAGCTCCGGTGGCTCCGCCGCACTCGCCATGGCCTGGTATCGCAATGATCTGTATCACCGCGTGCTCACCACCTCCGGCACCTTTGTGAATCAGCAGTGGCCCTTCAATCCCGAGACGCCGGGTGGCGCGTGGGACTTCCACAGCAAGCTCATTCCCGAGAGCCCGGTGAAGCCCATCCGCCTCTGGATGGCTGTAGGCGATCGTGACCTGCTCAATCCAAATGTCATGCGCGACGACATGCATGACTGGGTGGAAGCGAACCACCGCATGGCGAAAGTTCTCAAGGAGAAAGGCTACCACTACCAGTACGTGTACTGCCTGAATACCGGTCACAGTGTTGGCCCCGCGAAGGCACAGTTCCTACCGCAGGCGCTGGAGTGGCTGTGGAAGGACTATCCTGTCGCAAAATAA